AACGCTGCGCGCGGCCGCGCGTGTTGTCGCGCGGCTGCGTGCGCAACGCTGGTTTTGGATAAATGCGCGTCCCTTGGCTATGATGCCATCAGTTCATGGCTGTTTTTGGCCCAACCAATGTATCCTTTGACTAGAATTGTGTCTCTTCGAAGCATCCGGTCTGGAGAAACGTGTCTCCTCAACGCAACCGATGATCATCTATAAATAATCCCTCCAACCATTGTCCAATGCTGCTGAATTTTTTGCTTCATCTCATCCTCTCGTATTCTTGCATCAATTTCGAAAAAATACTTCAAAGCTCTACATATTTTGTTGTTCGTTGTGTTCAAGAGTTTGTAGTGCTGCATTCTCTTGTTTGAAGTCGTGGTATCTTGGGGACGATTGCTTGCAACGTATAGCACTTTGATAAGGACAATTTCGTCTTGCGGAGAAAGGATCTTCCTTGCCTCGACTTGATTTTATTGTTGCTGTGATTTGTTCGTGATTCAAGTTGCTGCGCTTTGCTCGTGTTTAAAGACTTCCAACATATCCAGGGTAATATCCCTTATTAACAATTTTTACAGCCAATCATTGCTCAAAAGGGGAGACATTATCAAAAGTTTATGTTAATGGAAAAGGTCACACATCCACCATACGTTTATAGCAATTAGCAAGGAATTccgtttatgtaaatttttttccgtaaaaataacaaaaagtcATGTGAAAGTTCAAACTCCAGGACAGTAACATGACAGCCTTCCTTAGATGGTCATACCCACGAATCAAGCGCATTAAGAGCTGAATAAACGAAATGAATTCCACATGCAAAAATTATTCAGAAAGAAAGAAGCAATGACTGAATAAACGAAAGAAAGATAGCTTGCTTACTTATTAAAAACAACAGACAAGGAATCGAAATTGAGAAGGTCCTCCAAGAAAAATTTCAACTCCGCCGCCCTTTTCGCCGACGGGAACCTCACCACCGGAGCTCTTGTCATCCCATCTCGGAGAATCACACAGGTGGCACCTCCAGATGCGTGGATCGCCTTGCAACCTCTGTTGGTGCTCGCCGCCAAGCAACCTTCTGTAGTAGCCATCGGCACCGAGTACTCGCACCCATTCAGCAAAAGTGGGCCCACGATCCCCACCGGAATCTGCACATAGCCCACCGGCATCTCGCAGCATTGCCCCAGAATCGAATCATAATCAAAACCTTCCAACGGCAACCCGTCCAACGACCTACAGGTCAGCCGCTGCAACGCCTCTCGCCGGATTTGAGCCGCTTTGAAGCAATCTCCGAGCTTCGACTCAAGAGAATATGACGGGATTTCTCCAGAGACCACAGCTTTCACAATATCTTCATCTTCTACTGAACACAACGGCTTGGTCGCAGGACGGTCCATGGAGAAATCAGAGCACCGAATGTCGGTCCGATCCGGGTCTTCCTCTCGAAGAACGAATCCCCCCCGAACCTCACTGGCTTCGAGTTCGTTCCTCGAAATAAACGACTGAACGAAATCAATCCCAAAGAACCCAAGTAGGTAAATAAAAGAAGCAATGAGAGAGACAACAGCAGCGAGCTCGGACAGCGTGAGGACGTGCAGCGGAGTGGAATTACGAATCTTGTCCCTCCACCGGTGCAGAAGAAAGTAGGCGACCGAGAAAAAGAGCGTGAAGAAGACAGCGTTGGTGAGGTACAGCGGGAGCGGAAGCGCGTCCGATGCCTTGCTATCAGAATGTACGCCGGAGGCAGCGGAGCAACGGTTGGTGTGGGATGATTTGAGGGGCCTCCGGCGAATGTCCATATCGAGGGAACTGAGAGAGTGTTTGTAGAGAGAGAGTATGAGGGAATGGACAGTGGAGAACAAGGGAGAAGCGATGGAGTCGGCACGAAGGATGCTTTCCTTTTATAGCGGAGACACACACCCAACCCACCttctatgttttttttctcCAACTTTGCATGCTTCACTTtccataataaaataaaatatatatttatttcctaacttaaataaaaatatatatatggatGACATGATTATCTTTAGAATACggtaataaatttataaagataaaaactcgtgtgagacgattttacgagtcgtattttgtgagacgaatctcttatttgggtaatctatgaaaaagtattattttttatgctaagagtattactttttattgtgaatatcggtatgattgactcgtctcacagataaaaattcatgagatcgtctcacaaaagacctactcatttaCAAAATATCACTGGGACATGGGATTGCTTTTATTGTGGTGGATCAAATGATTTATCAGCTCTTTCTATTCTAAAAGTCCATGTTTAATCAATGGGTATTAAAgtaattctataaaaaaaaatatagtattttgcTTTCTAATGAGTAATATAAAATTTCAGTTACAAGATAGAAACTTGTATTTTAAGAAGAATTTCTCTTGTTAAAACCGATGATACAATTTTAACAATAATTATGATTTGTATAATCGAATATATCTAAATGTGACATTATGTAAATAAAaatggtaaaaacttgtgtgagacggtctcacggctcgtattttgtgagacgagtctcttatttgggtcatccatgaaaaagtattactttttatgctaagagtattattttttattgtgaatatcgatagggttgactcgtctcatagataaagattcgtgaaactgtCGCACAAAAGATTTACACAATAAATATAACGTGGTCGGACCAAGAGTTTGGTTATAATAAGAGGAGTTACGTGTTAATCAGGCGAGAATGACAGCTCTAAAGCAGAGTGTCAAGTAATGAATGAAAACCGAAGGAAAGTATTTGATTACTGTTGCCAAAGGAGGAGTCGACAACCAAACAAAAGACAGCACACTTTTGCACCGCATGTGGTTCTTAATGAATTAATGTAGGGCTCTGGCTTTTTGCCACATTCTATTTATTTcttgtaaattatttatatttagagaaaaaaaaactatttatatTCTTGTAGAGAGTCAACCCACAGATGAATAAACATTTTGACTTGGCCCCTTAATTCGACCATTTAAGGTTCGCTACTAAGATATGATAATTGAAtgaataataatttgattgataaatgtTTGATATGATAAGATATGTAATTTGATGGATAGATAATATTACGTGTGATGTGAATTTAACAAGAGAGATAACGTAATGATAAACATATTTATGACTAAAATATACttcatattatattttcatttatttctcATTCATTGTTTATTTTTCCCCAAAGCTGTAATTTTTAACGTTTTACCTTCAAATAAGCTTAGAATTCTTCACATTTATCCAAAAAATGAGGATTTATGGTTCGATTCATCAACGGTTCTTCTCCACgctttttttttgaagaaagagAATTAGGTTTACAAGACCCGCttgctatttttttaattttcattgagGGGTATTTTGGTTATCACATTGTGTCCGTGTTGGTGACTGTAGCCGGATAGATATGGTCCGTCTTCAAGGCATGTATTTGTTTTCCAAGACAAATAGTGAAAATAGTCAAACatataaggcaaaaacttgtgtgagacggtctcacgggtcgtattttgtgagacggatatcttatttgggttatccatgaaaattattatttttttatgcttagagtattactttttattgtgaatatcggtaggattaacCCATTTCACaggtaaaaatttgtgagaccgtctcacaaaaaacctattcaacatataatcaatgtaaagTTTACGAAACAAATCAAACaagttattaataaataatctgAACTTAATCATATCTATCAAACTGGGCCTTAGAGTTAGTGTTAGCTGattgatataaaattttttacaaaataatacaACAAATGTTCTTGtcgaatatatataattttgatatgttgtctGTCTCTGTGTTCACCTATGAGATGACATTCATTTATTGGATATGATGAAATATATCCAAATTGTACATCCGATAGATTAGTGTCACTTCATAAATGAGTATACTGAGTGAACAATATATCNAGTACTACTAGaaattagaaaattaaaataatatggaTTTCATTTCAATGAGTACACGCGTGCGTGTCAGCGTGTGTTGTGTACAATATTCTTCAGACCGGCCCATTGTTATGGGAAGATCTCAACTCAATCACGTAGTATATATTAATTTGGACCGTTAAAAGAATAATAAGCCAAGTCCAACATACATAGGCCCAGATTAGTAAAGCTCATATTAAAGCCAAAATGGGCCAACGATGATAATGGACATTGAGCCAGTGAGGATATAAAGTCATGTTCTTTTCTACCTTCTGTTAAAGCCATTCCAAGGTGCAAGATATCATGCCTCTATTATTAAAGTTTTCGAGacattaaaacattaaaaaaaacatcgaaactctcttttttttttttaaattccatAATTATTACAATTGAATATCACATCCGAAACATTGTCTCAAACTTGAAACATTGGTGTCAAATGAAATACTGACCATGGACATCCAAACTCCATCTTGAATTGCATGTTTCCCGTTTAAATGTTTCACTCACTCAATTTGTCACCCTTAAAAGGGAGGTTTTCCACTGGCTCCACCAATGCTCGGTCTCTTATAATAGAaaaatgagtaggtcttttgtgaaacggtctcacgaatctttatatgtgagacgagtcaactttaccgatattcacaataaaaagtaatactcttagcataaaaagtaatatttttccatggataacccaaataagaaatccgtctcacaaaataccatccgtgagaccgtctcacacacgtttttgcctagaaaaatttcatgttactcatataatatattttttttgtggtAAAGAACCACAGGTCATCcattttccttctttaatttttttatgtgattGTACTTGActtaactttaataaaattatcattttttttctcgaaaataaaaaaaatgaaatatttatttatattaaattcgaGAACTCAAACATTTGTCATTGTACCAAACCACTAGGAGTCGGTATCGGTGCTCCTCCCAAGGGAAAAAAAATCAGACGTTTATGATTTAGATTTAAATTACACTTATTCCTAatatgtcaaattttttttttatgattcacaaaaaatattactatttaatttaattttttcactTATAGAAAGAAGAAAGCAACAACAAACAAACTCTGTTTATGTTGGTTGGCATGTGAATTattaataattctaaaaaaacaaatcaataactaaaaattgcattattttcgtgtatattaaaaagaaaaaagtggGATTGAGTAGCAACATAAATTATACATTGCAATGAGAAGGAAGATTACTTTCATTAATAACAAAAAGAGAGGTTGCAGACTGCAAACAGAAAGAGGCAGTAAGTAAAGTAAATAGCAGGTGTGATTTACATATACGTACGTGTGTTAGATCACCAAACATTTACATATAGCATCTATCAGGTAAACACCATCATTTCATCAAGATGTATAGAAAGCAAacacaaaaacaagaaatctCCATGGATTCGAGACGGGACTTGTAGCCCAGTGGTCACACTCGTCAGATTGACCGGCTTTTCTCCCCGGGTTTGATGTCCCTCCCACGTgggttgggaaaaaaaaaaaaaaaaaccccatgATTCATTCGCTATTCCAATCAAGTTAACATAAGGGCCCAGCGGCCAGcagcaagaaaagaaaaggcGTCATCTTTAAATGCAAATGAATAGAGATCCCTTCAGAAAATAACCACGAACCATTTCAGAAAGATTTGAGAATCTCTCGAAACAACATGGGCTTGGGAAGCTAACAATGAAGAAAGCACACGAAAAAACTATGCAGCAGAGACACCACCAGGAAAAATAAACGCAAAAACACCAATACAAAAACTAGAAACTGCAGCAAAACGAAACAAAAAAGTAAAGAATCTAACGGCCAGTGAGACAATCTTCAAGTGGGATGATCTTTCTGTTCCGCCTCTCTCTAGCCAGCAAAATTTGCGGAAGAGCAATAAGGCGTAAAGGCAGCAAAGAGATGAAAATCGCCGATCTTCTTGAAATGGGCATTGGCAAAACAACGGGCGGCTGCTTTGTTTGGCCATTAGGCTTCAAACAACATCGAGTGTTTTGCAGTATACACTTGTCAAAGGTTCCAACGGAAGGCATAGCTGTTGGAGAATGTACCAACGAAACAGTGGATACAATTTTTATTCCATTATTATCCAAACACAGACGCTACGCCTCCAAGCTAGGCACTCGTTTGTCAATTCGGCTTTCAGAATTTGCTTATAACAGAGACAGAATATGCTTAATTACTTGAACGTTGTGTTTCCCAGTTGGTGCTCAGGTATTGGCGGGTTTATTTTTTCCCTGGATAATTGGTTTCTTATAGTAATTTCTTTTTCCTTGTGGTAGTTGGGCGAACacaaaatttcaagaatttataattttttacttaaataagtatttaatttcagattaattattcaaacataaattttatacaataatttattatttttattataaataatcgtTTTAAATCACTTTTTAGTTAATTACATACATTATCACTTGAATAAACAACACATCACTTTAATAGCTTAAATCTTTAATTGAAAAACGTAAACTATAACAGCTAAATTAGCTTAGTGATTCATAATGTTTGATGGAGACGATAAGATATCGAACGATTCTcacgtctttttttttttttttttttttttttttttttttttttNtttacaaattattaaagttatatattaatatgtcaTGTACGTTTGGATTTATCATcactatattatatataatttatcattttatccAACGAATCAAATGATTTTACGAATGTTtgttacttaaataattatgtatcgCATTGCAATACCAAAGTCTTAGACTCTACGTGAGGTGTATTTCTCAGAGATGAGGGACAAAGGGTCAATGAAGTAAAGTTAAGGGGGTAACTGATATTTACTCGTAGAACAAAATATTTACGCCATTTTCACTCGCTCGTTTCATATTTGGCTGAATACCTTTTACACTATGACAGCTCTATCCAATTCGTTTGTGATTGCAAAAAACCAATCTTGCCAGCTCTCATTAGGTAAATCTACACTCTTTTTGTAGGTTTCTCATTTGGGAAAATGAACAAactgttttgatttattttgggATGAAAGTAATCGACTGGGATGGGTTTCGTTCTTCGAGCAGGATCAGCTTTTGTATTGCATCgtttatttgtttataattttgtttCTATTGTAACTATGAGGTGATAATGTGGAGGATTGAGAGACTGATTCGGCATCATACATCATTTTAGCATAATTTTCCGAAGATGGTCTCTCAATtggatttttagttttttttttcttttttttcctcctCTATTAACTGTCGTTAtaatccatttaaaatttagtTAGCTGTATCTTCTCTGGTGCCTAAGTATTATTGCCTCCCTGTATTTGATCTTCCCCCAACCACAGATAATATTATCTGTGCCGGGCAGTAATCTTCCTCCAGTAAAAGTAAATTTTGTTCCTTCATTGGTTTTTTCACTAGCACTACTCCAACCGAGTATGATTgaatgattatgttaaattgaAACCATGCTTGTTATTTGTCTAGGGCACTATGCACATTAATGTTTTTCTGCTATTATTGTGGTCTAATCTGGAAAAGATTCTTCTCTGTCAGGACTCTTGTAGGAGGTGAGACAGTGGGTGGGGTTGAATTGAAAAGTCTGAATGGTAAATCTTTAAGTTTTGCTGTAGATAGAAAGTAATGATTTTTTGTGAACTGGCTCTGGATGAAATAAATTTGTTCATTTTTGTTATATCTTGAAGTGAGAGCACATTAATGTCTCCGATCTTCTGGGTGTGTTGAAGGGTTGGTTTTAATCTTTTGCCAGTCATtacaaaagaaataaagaaatccaAATGTATACTCTTCTCATTTTGGGGTGTTGTGAAAATATACCTTAAACTATGCTCAGAAATTGTTTTCGAATTGACAGCTtacaattccattttaaatttttgaatattagATTTTGACCTCTGTGCAATCCTTACAGTTTCACCTTTTAATTGTTGTCCCGTGTTTTGGTATGTGACATTTTTACTTTATTTGAATGGTTAACTTACTCTTGCTAGGTACTTCTTTGAAGCCTGGATACCAGTATGTTGCCAGTGTGGGTGCCACCAGATTGACCTTCGTTTATGAAGGAACAAGGATTTCATCTTCCGAGAAGAGGACGCTCACCATTCAAGCAGGTTATAGGTACTATTTTCACCATCAAATTGCAGTTGCTGTGCTTCTGAGTGTATGAAAGTGGTTTTCTTATTGGAAAGTTAATCCTTTTATTTTCCCATTTGTTTCAATGAACTACCCTTCAATGTAAATGGATAATTTGTATTGAAGCAACATGTAAACTGGATCTCACTGCATTTATGTCAACAGTTTTCCAATTTGACTTAAACTGGTATTTGACATGCAAATAAAAAATCAGTTTAAACCACTTCACATGGACATACTCTCTGCTTTGTTGTAATTGTTTTGAGTGCAAGGGCATAAAAAATACAACAGTACAACAAGTGGACCTAAAAGCATCGATTATTATACCAAAATACCTACCACAGTCAGcttttatgatattgatgctGAAAAGAAAACACCTGCATGGAACTTGTGATGACTTAAGATCCTAGGATCTAATATCAAAATGGAATATAAAGAAGACGAAAGAGCAATATATCTAGAGAAGTTTCTAATTGTATCTCCTGTCACATGTTTAATGGCAGCGACGGTGGAAGATCAGGTGGTACAAGCTTGTTTATCGGTGGCTTTGTTCTAGGCGGTTTAATTGTTGGAACACTTGGTTGTGTGTATGCACCTCAGGTGATTACGGTTAAACATCGTATAGAAATTTCAATATGTTATTTCATCGGTGGTTGGTTGTGTGTATGCACCTCAGGTGATTACGGTTAAACATCGTATAGAAATTCAATATGTTATTTCATCGGTGGAATTTGTTTCCATGCCAATCCATCACATACCCGTCTGATGCATTCTGACGGATCAAGATTATGAAACCTTTTCTCGAGATACTCATGAATAGTTATTTTTTCTCTTTCACAGATCAGCAAGGCTTTAATTGGTGCTGACAAAAAGGATCTGATGAAAAAACTTCCCAAATTTATTTATGACGAAGAAAAGGCTTTGGAGGTAAGCATATTTCTTATTTTGCAAGATCTCTATTCTCTTTGCTCCTCAATTTGATGGAGGGTTCATGTTATGGATTGCAATATCATTAGCTATGAATattcacaaatttttgtctaatTTTAACGATGGAGATGATGTAAAGTAAGAAGATGTTTCTTTGGGCCTCTTTGAACTTTCATAGATTAAgttcaataaataataatcgtcAAAGATCCTACTTCCCAATGGTCTAAGAGTGATTCGATGATTATTatgcatatttatatattacaGTTGGTTTCTTAGTGCCGAATTCTTTATAAACAAAAAGCATCTCATATTGTGTACCTTAAGTTtacaaaaattaatcaaaagaccACCAGCAAAATATCTTCAACTAATTCTTAGAGGCCATCCTCCCTGAATAAGCTATTCTATGGTGAGAGGGCTGTACTGAGCCATTGTGAAACCTGGCTTTTGACAAAGAACGGGTTTTACATCTGTTGCTTGTTGCATAACTAGCATCTGAGAAGGATTAACAattttcagcaaaatcaaatgACCATGGTCTTCTGCAACAAAGAAAGTGCTTTTGCTATTAAATGCCAATGGCTCAATACCATTAATTATAAACTAAAATCACACCATTAGGATTAttttttatctttgtttttttttttggcggAATTTGCTCAACATGTACTCCGTAATTTCATAAAGTCATTACTTTGTAGTGTGCAGTCCTATCTTGTTACTTGATCCTAACAACATACCGTATCCTCAGAAGCAACGGAAGAAGCTGTCTGAGAAGATTGAACAGCTCAACTCTGCTATTGATGATGTATCTAATCAGTTGATATCAGAAGAACCCCCAAATGGAGTAGCAATCGGCGCCGATGACATTGAAGCACTCATCTAGATCTCTCTTGCTCTTCTCCAGTTATTTGAGATGATTACGATGCTACAATGCTAGTCATCGTGTTAGCTTTATTCACTTCGTTAAACATGGTGATTCTCTGTTCGTTTGACAAGGTTTAGAATACAACATCGGAGTAAATAATACCTTGGTCATTCCATTGCTTAGCTCTTGACTCATTTGATGACCCTAATATTAGTGTGCTTTTAAAGCATTAGCACTTCATTCCAGGTTTTAACTCTAGTATCTTGATGGTTAATGGATGATAGTTTTCCAAAACATTAATGTGTAGGATTTGGTCGTGCATCATGAATTACAATCACGACTTCTTTCGCTTTTGGGAGTCTAATATTTGAGAAACATAcctataataataaatattaactcGGTGATGTGATGTTGTAAAATCTATATCGAAATGGTCACCCTTAGCCATCTCCAAAGCTGTACCAAAATAGTGTTTTCAATTCCTCCAATGGGGTGCCTTCCCTGGGCCAAATTTGGCTGATTCTGAACATTGAAATGCATTTAATTCTTAAAAAACTGCATTTTCTCAACTTGACACGATAACTGTTTTGGGGAAAAGCATTAGAAAAAACCATATGAATAAAAggaaattaattttgattttcttgcAAATGTTGTACTCGGATCTAATCTCAAGGGGGCTGAAGTCATatctctttcttcttttttttttcccaaggaaaaagaaagcatttttggCTCGCTCACATGACATAGACGGAAGAAAATATATTTCTGCCGCAACACATATCTACCATCAGTTATGAATGCATCTCAGCCAGATGATAAATCCAATGGCTGCggattttcttgatttctttcacCTCATATATCctctaaaaaaacatatatcttTCTACAATAGTGAAACGGCACATCATGAATGAAAAAGTACGAAACCAAACAATATCAATTCAGGAACAATATgtggttcaaaattttatatttaaaaaaatagcatCATCTTATCTGATATCAAGTTCACATACCATCCTCACCACTCACTACAATAAACCACTCGCAACCATAATTTCGAGGCAAGGCTTTCAATTGCTAAAATAATGTTCTTGAAGTTATATATAGCTAGGAAGTGTTTTGTAAAGTTGTTTTAGTTGCGGCCATGGCTTCCCATGCAGCTTTGGCCTCTTCAAGAATCCCAACGAGCACCAGGCTCCCCTCCAAGAATTCCCACTTTTTTTCAGCTCAATGCTTCTCTAAGGTATTTGTTGTCTTCACTTTTTCTCCGATGCATGTGGCCAATCGGCACCTTCCCTGCTAAATTTTCGAACAAGTAATGTGATTTCACACCAATTCctggaaaaaaaattagtctTTCTGACTCCTCCAGTTCTTAAATACAAGTGCTGAGaggttttttaatttatttttaagtattttttagCTTTAATCTTTCAATCTCGCTTTCATATCATAGATTAAGAACCCTTTTTTGGATTTTCGAATTTGGTTAATTGATAATACAATTCTAGTAGTACTATTTCAAGGGCTCTGATTGAATATTGGTGGTACTTTTTAATTGTTTTGTAGAAGCTGGAAGTAGCAGAGTTCTCTGGCCTTAGGTCCAGTGGATGTGTGACCTTCTCCAAGAATAATAGGGACACTTCTTTCTTAGATGTAGTCGCTGCTCAGCTCACTCCAAAGGTATTTACTTACAAAAGAAGAATATATAGATTTATGTATGATTACTTCCGGTCTCCTAATACAAAATAATGTGTATGATGTGCTACATTAGACCGCGGGATCTACCCCATTGAATGGAGAGACCGTAGCCAAATTGAAGGTAGCTATCAACGGATTTGGACGTATCGGTAGGAACTTCCTCCGGTGCTGGCATGGCCGCAAGGACTCGCCACTGGAAGTTGTTGTGGTCAATGACAGTGGAGGTGTAAAAAATGTAAGCATAAAGAGCCCAGTTTCTTGATTAGATTCTGGAGGTGTTATTTGTTCTCTTATACCGGAC
This window of the Primulina huaijiensis isolate GDHJ02 unplaced genomic scaffold, ASM1229523v2 scaffold20025, whole genome shotgun sequence genome carries:
- the LOC140966078 gene encoding 3-hydroxy-3-methylglutaryl coenzyme A reductase 1-like, encoding MDIRRRPLKSSHTNRCSAASGVHSDSKASDALPLPLYLTNAVFFTLFFSVAYFLLHRWRDKIRNSTPLHVLTLSELAAVVSLIASFIYLLGFFGIDFVQSFISRNELEASEVRGGFVLREEDPDRTDIRCSDFSMDRPATKPLCSVEDEDIVKAVVSGEIPSYSLESKLGDCFKAAQIRREALQRLTCRSLDGLPLEGFDYDSILGQCCEMPVGYVQIPVGIVGPLLLNGCEYSVPMATTEGCLAASTNRGCKAIHASGGATCVILRDGMTRAPVVRFPSAKRAAELKFFLEDLLNFDSLSVVFNKSSRFARLLRIQCAIAGKNLYIRFSCSTGDAMGMNMVSKGVQNVLDFLQNDFPDMDVIGISGNFCSDKKPAAVNWIEGRGKSVVCESIIKGDVVAKVLKTTVPALVELNMLKNLTGSAIAGALGGFNAHAANIVSAIFIATGQDPAQNIESSHCITMMEAVNNGNDLHVSVSMPSIEVGTIGGGTQLASQSACLNLLGVKGASRESPGANSRLLATIVAGSVLAGELSLMSAIAAGQLVKSHMKYNRSSKDIAKIGS
- the LOC140966156 gene encoding uncharacterized protein, translated to FTRRTKYLRHFHSLVSYLAEYLLHYDSSIQFVCDCKKPILPALIRTLVGGETVGGVELKSLNGTSLKPGYQYVASVGATRLTFVYEGTRISSSEKRTLTIQAGYSDGGRSGGTSLFIGGFVLGGLIVGTLGCVYAPQISKALIGADKKDLMKKLPKFIYDEEKALEKQRKKLSEKIEQLNSAIDDVSNQLISEEPPNGVAIGADDIEALI